From Bombus huntii isolate Logan2020A chromosome 4, iyBomHunt1.1, whole genome shotgun sequence, one genomic window encodes:
- the LOC126864439 gene encoding splicing factor 3B subunit 1 isoform X1, whose protein sequence is MDSIPRTHEDIEAQIREIQSKKKEIQNASTEKDQVGLGKTGFYDQDIYDGSNNKYEGYVTSIAANDEIEDEDYEPTTFSTNKRPGYTAPAALLNDVAQSEKDYDPFADRRRPTIADREDEYRQKRRRMIISPERVDPFAEGGKTPDIGSRTYTVIMREQLLKGEETELRKKLAEKAKEGTLKANGEPKPAPKKRGRWDQTDDAPTPKKPSGTTATPTSWDNADVTPAAIRWDETPGHGKGGETPGATPGVSTRMWDATPGHATPGAATPGRETPSHEKTVSSRRNRWDETPKTERETPGHSSGWAETPRTDRVAGDLIQETPTPSASKRRSRWDETPSNQTPGSMTPQTPATPLTTPHQTSILTPSGVTPTGPKAMGLATPTPGHLMSMTPEQLQAYRWEREIDERNRPLSDDELDALFPPGYKVLQPPAGYIPIRTPARKLTATPTPIAGTPQGFFIQTEDKTAKFVDNQPKGNLPFMKPEDAQYFDKLLVDVDEETLSPEEQKERKIMKLLLKIKNGTPPMRKAALRQITDKAREFGAGPLFNQILPLLMSPTLEDQERHLLVKVIDRILYKLDDLVRPYVHKILVVIEPLLIDEDYYARVEGREIISNLAKAAGLATMISTMRPDIDNIDEYVRNTTARAFAVVASALGIPSLLPFLKAVCRSKKSWQARHTGIKIVQQIAILMGCAILPHLKSLVEIIEHGLVDEQQKVRTITALAIAALAEAATPYGIESFDSVLKPLWKGIRTHRGKGLAAFLKAIGYLIPLMDAEYANYYTREVMLILIREFQSPDEEMKKIVLKVVKQCCGTDGVEAQYIKDEILPHFFKHFWNHRMALDRRNYRQLVDTTVEIANKVGASEIINRVVDDLKDENEQYRKMVMETIEKIMGNLGAADVDSRLEEQLIDGILYAFQEQTTEDVVMLNGFGTIVNTLGKRVKAYLPQICGTILWRLNNKSAKVRQQAADLISRIAVVMKTCQEEKLMGHLGVVLYEYLGEEYPEVLGSILGALKAIVNVIGMTKMTPPIKDLLPRLTPILKNRHEKVQENCIDLVGRIADRGPEYVSAREWMRICFELLELLKAHKKAIRRATVNTFGYIAKAIGPHDVLATLLNNLKVQERQNRVCTTVAIAIVAETCSPFTVLPALMNEYRVPELNVQNGVLKSLSFLFEYIGEMGKDYIYAVSPLLEDALMDRDLVHRQTACAAIKHMALGVYGFGCEDALIHLLNHVWPNVFETSPHLVQAFMDAVDGLRVALGPIKILQYTLQGLFHPARKVRDVYWKIYNSLYIGGQDALVAGYPRIMNDPKNQYIRYELDYVL, encoded by the exons ATGGATTCCATTCCCAGAACGCATGAAG ATATTGAAGCACAAATACGAGAAATACAgtcaaagaaaaaagagattCAAAATGCATCTACTGAAAAGGACCAAGTAGGGCTAGGAAAGACTGGGTTTTATGATCAAGATATTTACGATGgaagtaataataaatatgaaggCTATGTTACATCTATTGCAGCCAATGATGAGATTGag gaTGAAGACTATGAACCAACAACTTTTAGTACTAATAAAAGACCAGGCTATACTGCACCAGCAGCATTACTCAATGATGTTGCACAg AGTGAAAAGGATTATGATCCTTTTGCGGACAGACGACGACCCACCATAGCTGACAGAGAAGATGAATATAGGCAAAAAAGACGAAGAATGATTATATCGCCTGAGCGTGTCGATCCTTTTGCAGAAG GTGGTAAGACGCCAGACATCGGTTCTAGGACATATACCGTGATTATGCGGGAACAGTTATTGAAAGGAGAAGAAACTGAG ttaagaaaaaaattagCAGAAAAAGCCAAAGAGGGAACATTGAAAGCAAATGGTGAACCTAAACCTGCACCTAAGAAAAGAGGTCGTTGGGACCAAACAGATGATGCTCCAACACCTAAGAAACCATCTGGTACAACTGCAACACCAACATCATGGGACAATGCAGat gtaacacctGCTGCAATTAGGTGGGATGAAACGCCTGGTCATGGTAAAGGTGGAGAAACTCCTGGTGCAACACCAGGCGTAAGTACAAGAATGTGGGATGCTACTCCAGGACACGCAACACCTGGTGCAGCTACTCCTGGTAGAGAAACTCCTTCTCATGAAAAAACTGTTTCAAGTCGTAGAAATCGTTGGGATGAGACGCCAAAAACTGAACGTG AAACACCTGGTCATAGCAGTGGTTGGGCAGAGACTCCAAGAACAGATCGAGTTGCAGGAGATTTAATTCAGGAGACACCAACACCTTCTGCTAGCAAACGTCGAAGTCGATGGGATGAAACACCTTCGAATCAGACACCTGGGTCTATGACGCCACAAACTCCAGCAACTCCTCTTACTACACCACATCAAACTTCAATTTTAACACCTAGTGGTGTAACACCAACAGGACCCAAAGCTATGGGATTGGCAACTCCAACACCAGGACATTTAATGTCAATGACACCAGAACAGCTTCAAGCATATCGTTGGGAACGAGAAATAGATGAGAGAAATAGACCACTCTCAGACGATGAACTGGATGCCCTGTTCCCACCTGGATACAAAGTTTTGCAACCACCTGCGG GATATATTCCAATTCGCACACCTGCAAGGAAGCTCACTGCTACACCGACGCCTATTGCGGGCACACCACAAGGATTTTTCATTCAAACTGAGGATAAAACTGCGAAATTCGTAGACAATCAACCAAAAGGAAATTTGCCTTTTATGAAACCAGAAGACGCACAATATTTTGATAAGTTATTAGTCGATGTTGATGAAGAAACGCTTAGTCCTGAAGAACaaaaagagaggaagataATGAAGCtgctattaaaaattaaaaatggcACACCACCAATGAGGAAAGCTGCTCTAAGACAAATTACAGATAAAGCAAGAGAATTTGGCGCGGGTCCTTTATTTAATCAGATACTCCCTCTTCTTATGTCTCCTACACTTGAAGATCAAGAACGGCATCTTCTTGTGAAAGTTATTGATCGTATTCTTTATAAACTGGATGATTTGGTTAGACCCTACGTACATAAG attttgGTCGTTATTGAACCTTTACTTATTGATGAAGATTACTATGCTCGTGTCGAAGGTAGAGAAATTATCTCTAATTTGGCTAAAGCAGCTGGTTTAGCAACAATGATCTCGACTATGAGACCAGATATTGACAATATTGATGAATACGTTCGTAACACGACAGCCAGAGCATTCGCTGTGGTCGCATCAGCTCTAGGAATTCCTTCTTTGCTTCCATTTCTTAAAGCCGTGTGTCGCAGTAAAAAGTCATGGCAAGCTCGTCACACGGGTATCAAAATTGTACAACAGATTGCTATTCTTATGGGATGTGCTATATTACCACATTTGAAGAGTTTGGTTGAAATTATAGAACATG GTCTCGTGGATGAGCAACAGAAAGTTCGTACTATCACTGCTTTAGCAATTGCTGCATTGGCAGAAGCAGCCACACCATATGGTATCGAGAGCTTTGACTCTGTTCTAAAACCGCTTTGGAAAGGTATTCGTACACATAGAGGAAAAGGTCTTGCTGCATTCTTAAAGGCTATTGGTTATTTAATTCCTCTTATGGACGCAGAATATGCCAATTATTATACTCGTGAGGTGATGTTAATTCTTATTCGTGAATTCCAGTCTCCTGatgaagaaatgaaaaagattGTTCTGAAA GTAGTGAAACAATGTTGTGGAACAGATGGTGTAGAAGCACAATATATTAAAGATGAAATCCTCCCACATTTCTTcaaacatttttggaaccatCGAATGGCTTTAGATCGTAGAAATTACAGACAa CTTGTTGACACGACTGTAGAAATTGCAAATAAAGTTGGTGCATCAGAAATTATAAATCGTGTGGTAGACGATTTAAAAGATGAAAACGAACAGTATAGGAAGATGGTTATGGAAACCATTGAGAAAATAATGGGAAATTTGGGAGCCGCGGATGTTGATTCTCGTTTAGAAGAACAACTCATTGACGGTATTTTATATGCTTTCCAGGAACAAACAACAGAG GATGTTGTAATGTTAAATGGTTTTGGAACTATTGTGAATACATTAGGAAAAAGAGTGAAAGCATACCTCCCACAAATTTGTGGTACAATTTTGTGGAGATTGAACAATAAATCTGCAAAAGTAAGACAACAAGCTGCCGACTTGATATCACGAATTGCCGTTGTCATGAAAACTTGTCAAGAG GAAAAACTAATGGGTCATTTAGGTGTCGTTCTTTATGAATATTTAGGAGAAGAGTACCCTGAGGTATTAGGAAGCATTTTGGGCGCATTGAAAGCTATTGTAAATGTCATAGGAATGACAAAAATGACACCACCTATTAAAGACTTACTACCACGTCTTACTCCTATTCTGAAGAACAGGCATGAAAAG GTACAAGAAAACTGTATTGATCTCGTAGGTAGAATCGCAGACAGAGGACCCGAGTATGTATCTGCCAGAGAATGGATGAGAATATGCTTCGAACTTTTAGAATTGCTCAAAGCTCACAAGAAAGCGATTCGAAGAGCTACAGTAAATACATTTGGTTATATTGCCAAAGCAATAGG ACCTCATGATGTATTAGCAACCCTCTTGAATAACTTAAAGGTACAGGAACGTCAAAATCGTGTATGCACTACGGTGGCTATAGCTATTGTAGCTGAAACCTGTAGTCCATTTACGGTTCTTCCTGCTTTGATGAATGAGTATAGAGTACCAGAACTAAACGTACAAAATGGTGTATTAAAGTCTTTATCCTTTTTGTTtgaatatattggagaaatgGGAAAAGATTACATTTACGCTGTTAGCCCACTATTAGAAGATGCGCTCATGGACAG agATTTAGTGCACAGGCAAACTGCATGTGCTGCTATTAAACACATGGCATTGGGTGTTTACGGATTTGGTTGTGAAGACGCATTAATACATTTATTGAATCACGTATGGCCCAATGTTTTTGAAACTTCACCTCACTTGGTGCAAGCATTTATGGACGCTGTAGATGGTTTACGTGTTGCTCTTGGGCCAATTAAAATACTACAATACACTTTGCAG GGATTGTTCCATCCAGCACGAAAAGTACGAGATGtatattggaaaatttataattctctTTATATAGGTGGACAAGATGCTCTTGTAGCTGGTTATCCTCGAATTATGAATGATCCAAAGAATCAGTATATTAGATACGAATTGGACTATGTTTTGTAA
- the LOC126864439 gene encoding splicing factor 3B subunit 1 isoform X2: MREQLLKGEETELRKKLAEKAKEGTLKANGEPKPAPKKRGRWDQTDDAPTPKKPSGTTATPTSWDNADVTPAAIRWDETPGHGKGGETPGATPGVSTRMWDATPGHATPGAATPGRETPSHEKTVSSRRNRWDETPKTERETPGHSSGWAETPRTDRVAGDLIQETPTPSASKRRSRWDETPSNQTPGSMTPQTPATPLTTPHQTSILTPSGVTPTGPKAMGLATPTPGHLMSMTPEQLQAYRWEREIDERNRPLSDDELDALFPPGYKVLQPPAGYIPIRTPARKLTATPTPIAGTPQGFFIQTEDKTAKFVDNQPKGNLPFMKPEDAQYFDKLLVDVDEETLSPEEQKERKIMKLLLKIKNGTPPMRKAALRQITDKAREFGAGPLFNQILPLLMSPTLEDQERHLLVKVIDRILYKLDDLVRPYVHKILVVIEPLLIDEDYYARVEGREIISNLAKAAGLATMISTMRPDIDNIDEYVRNTTARAFAVVASALGIPSLLPFLKAVCRSKKSWQARHTGIKIVQQIAILMGCAILPHLKSLVEIIEHGLVDEQQKVRTITALAIAALAEAATPYGIESFDSVLKPLWKGIRTHRGKGLAAFLKAIGYLIPLMDAEYANYYTREVMLILIREFQSPDEEMKKIVLKVVKQCCGTDGVEAQYIKDEILPHFFKHFWNHRMALDRRNYRQLVDTTVEIANKVGASEIINRVVDDLKDENEQYRKMVMETIEKIMGNLGAADVDSRLEEQLIDGILYAFQEQTTEDVVMLNGFGTIVNTLGKRVKAYLPQICGTILWRLNNKSAKVRQQAADLISRIAVVMKTCQEEKLMGHLGVVLYEYLGEEYPEVLGSILGALKAIVNVIGMTKMTPPIKDLLPRLTPILKNRHEKVQENCIDLVGRIADRGPEYVSAREWMRICFELLELLKAHKKAIRRATVNTFGYIAKAIGPHDVLATLLNNLKVQERQNRVCTTVAIAIVAETCSPFTVLPALMNEYRVPELNVQNGVLKSLSFLFEYIGEMGKDYIYAVSPLLEDALMDRDLVHRQTACAAIKHMALGVYGFGCEDALIHLLNHVWPNVFETSPHLVQAFMDAVDGLRVALGPIKILQYTLQGLFHPARKVRDVYWKIYNSLYIGGQDALVAGYPRIMNDPKNQYIRYELDYVL; encoded by the exons ATGCGGGAACAGTTATTGAAAGGAGAAGAAACTGAG ttaagaaaaaaattagCAGAAAAAGCCAAAGAGGGAACATTGAAAGCAAATGGTGAACCTAAACCTGCACCTAAGAAAAGAGGTCGTTGGGACCAAACAGATGATGCTCCAACACCTAAGAAACCATCTGGTACAACTGCAACACCAACATCATGGGACAATGCAGat gtaacacctGCTGCAATTAGGTGGGATGAAACGCCTGGTCATGGTAAAGGTGGAGAAACTCCTGGTGCAACACCAGGCGTAAGTACAAGAATGTGGGATGCTACTCCAGGACACGCAACACCTGGTGCAGCTACTCCTGGTAGAGAAACTCCTTCTCATGAAAAAACTGTTTCAAGTCGTAGAAATCGTTGGGATGAGACGCCAAAAACTGAACGTG AAACACCTGGTCATAGCAGTGGTTGGGCAGAGACTCCAAGAACAGATCGAGTTGCAGGAGATTTAATTCAGGAGACACCAACACCTTCTGCTAGCAAACGTCGAAGTCGATGGGATGAAACACCTTCGAATCAGACACCTGGGTCTATGACGCCACAAACTCCAGCAACTCCTCTTACTACACCACATCAAACTTCAATTTTAACACCTAGTGGTGTAACACCAACAGGACCCAAAGCTATGGGATTGGCAACTCCAACACCAGGACATTTAATGTCAATGACACCAGAACAGCTTCAAGCATATCGTTGGGAACGAGAAATAGATGAGAGAAATAGACCACTCTCAGACGATGAACTGGATGCCCTGTTCCCACCTGGATACAAAGTTTTGCAACCACCTGCGG GATATATTCCAATTCGCACACCTGCAAGGAAGCTCACTGCTACACCGACGCCTATTGCGGGCACACCACAAGGATTTTTCATTCAAACTGAGGATAAAACTGCGAAATTCGTAGACAATCAACCAAAAGGAAATTTGCCTTTTATGAAACCAGAAGACGCACAATATTTTGATAAGTTATTAGTCGATGTTGATGAAGAAACGCTTAGTCCTGAAGAACaaaaagagaggaagataATGAAGCtgctattaaaaattaaaaatggcACACCACCAATGAGGAAAGCTGCTCTAAGACAAATTACAGATAAAGCAAGAGAATTTGGCGCGGGTCCTTTATTTAATCAGATACTCCCTCTTCTTATGTCTCCTACACTTGAAGATCAAGAACGGCATCTTCTTGTGAAAGTTATTGATCGTATTCTTTATAAACTGGATGATTTGGTTAGACCCTACGTACATAAG attttgGTCGTTATTGAACCTTTACTTATTGATGAAGATTACTATGCTCGTGTCGAAGGTAGAGAAATTATCTCTAATTTGGCTAAAGCAGCTGGTTTAGCAACAATGATCTCGACTATGAGACCAGATATTGACAATATTGATGAATACGTTCGTAACACGACAGCCAGAGCATTCGCTGTGGTCGCATCAGCTCTAGGAATTCCTTCTTTGCTTCCATTTCTTAAAGCCGTGTGTCGCAGTAAAAAGTCATGGCAAGCTCGTCACACGGGTATCAAAATTGTACAACAGATTGCTATTCTTATGGGATGTGCTATATTACCACATTTGAAGAGTTTGGTTGAAATTATAGAACATG GTCTCGTGGATGAGCAACAGAAAGTTCGTACTATCACTGCTTTAGCAATTGCTGCATTGGCAGAAGCAGCCACACCATATGGTATCGAGAGCTTTGACTCTGTTCTAAAACCGCTTTGGAAAGGTATTCGTACACATAGAGGAAAAGGTCTTGCTGCATTCTTAAAGGCTATTGGTTATTTAATTCCTCTTATGGACGCAGAATATGCCAATTATTATACTCGTGAGGTGATGTTAATTCTTATTCGTGAATTCCAGTCTCCTGatgaagaaatgaaaaagattGTTCTGAAA GTAGTGAAACAATGTTGTGGAACAGATGGTGTAGAAGCACAATATATTAAAGATGAAATCCTCCCACATTTCTTcaaacatttttggaaccatCGAATGGCTTTAGATCGTAGAAATTACAGACAa CTTGTTGACACGACTGTAGAAATTGCAAATAAAGTTGGTGCATCAGAAATTATAAATCGTGTGGTAGACGATTTAAAAGATGAAAACGAACAGTATAGGAAGATGGTTATGGAAACCATTGAGAAAATAATGGGAAATTTGGGAGCCGCGGATGTTGATTCTCGTTTAGAAGAACAACTCATTGACGGTATTTTATATGCTTTCCAGGAACAAACAACAGAG GATGTTGTAATGTTAAATGGTTTTGGAACTATTGTGAATACATTAGGAAAAAGAGTGAAAGCATACCTCCCACAAATTTGTGGTACAATTTTGTGGAGATTGAACAATAAATCTGCAAAAGTAAGACAACAAGCTGCCGACTTGATATCACGAATTGCCGTTGTCATGAAAACTTGTCAAGAG GAAAAACTAATGGGTCATTTAGGTGTCGTTCTTTATGAATATTTAGGAGAAGAGTACCCTGAGGTATTAGGAAGCATTTTGGGCGCATTGAAAGCTATTGTAAATGTCATAGGAATGACAAAAATGACACCACCTATTAAAGACTTACTACCACGTCTTACTCCTATTCTGAAGAACAGGCATGAAAAG GTACAAGAAAACTGTATTGATCTCGTAGGTAGAATCGCAGACAGAGGACCCGAGTATGTATCTGCCAGAGAATGGATGAGAATATGCTTCGAACTTTTAGAATTGCTCAAAGCTCACAAGAAAGCGATTCGAAGAGCTACAGTAAATACATTTGGTTATATTGCCAAAGCAATAGG ACCTCATGATGTATTAGCAACCCTCTTGAATAACTTAAAGGTACAGGAACGTCAAAATCGTGTATGCACTACGGTGGCTATAGCTATTGTAGCTGAAACCTGTAGTCCATTTACGGTTCTTCCTGCTTTGATGAATGAGTATAGAGTACCAGAACTAAACGTACAAAATGGTGTATTAAAGTCTTTATCCTTTTTGTTtgaatatattggagaaatgGGAAAAGATTACATTTACGCTGTTAGCCCACTATTAGAAGATGCGCTCATGGACAG agATTTAGTGCACAGGCAAACTGCATGTGCTGCTATTAAACACATGGCATTGGGTGTTTACGGATTTGGTTGTGAAGACGCATTAATACATTTATTGAATCACGTATGGCCCAATGTTTTTGAAACTTCACCTCACTTGGTGCAAGCATTTATGGACGCTGTAGATGGTTTACGTGTTGCTCTTGGGCCAATTAAAATACTACAATACACTTTGCAG GGATTGTTCCATCCAGCACGAAAAGTACGAGATGtatattggaaaatttataattctctTTATATAGGTGGACAAGATGCTCTTGTAGCTGGTTATCCTCGAATTATGAATGATCCAAAGAATCAGTATATTAGATACGAATTGGACTATGTTTTGTAA
- the LOC126864446 gene encoding actin-binding protein IPP-like, translating into MRLKGKNNTKSFQSVYKVLSRICRTADKGQLDSFMADGAVPPIKNGHNCNNMGFATQPVKQTSDVSNTVYAVGEYAPKVLRNLNTQRLKNQFSDVGLVAGGSIIRAHRSVLAAGSAYFNAMFTGGLVEEQQELVEIHSVSAHILSLLVDFIYSGNVDITQDNVQELFAAADMLELDEVVFGCITYLKQQLHYSNALGIYRFAEAHNRLDLLETALRFIQVNFPQVSQEEEFLDLPKEHLVHFLSSDYIHIDTEFQVFQAAYNWIVHDIPTRRCYVFEILSHIRLRLCSLARLERVILECKDASLIVALRSIQKDLVSNKGCLVPLHAQPRLCAKKNILVIGGLRREHSAGSWGRAAESTYETIEKYDIFTGEWSKVTPIGIGRILPGVALLDGKVYVVGGELESCIIANCECYDPRDNVWTSIACMEEPRCEFGLCALDNSLYAFGGWVGEDIGGSIEIYDPITNSWTLDGQLPKPRFSMGVVAYEGLMYVVGGCTHNNRHSQDLMSYNPVTREWTHLAPMLTARSQMGITILDGYIYVVGGTNKNQEVLTAVERYSFEKNKWSTVAPMNMGRSYPAIAAADNRLYVIGGEQCQEINFFRTQITISTVECYDPHLNKWHECAALPTSRGEASAIVAPF; encoded by the exons ATGCGTTTAAAAgggaaaaataatacaaaatcgTTTCAAAGCGTCTATAAGGTGCTTTCGCGTATATGCC GAACTGCAGATAAAGGACAACTTGACAGTTTCATGGCGGATGGTGCAGTGCCACCAATAAAGAATGGCCATAACTGTAATAATATGGGTTTTGCAACACAACCAGTAAAACAAACTTCTGATGTTTCCAATACCGTTTATGCTGTGGGGGAATATGCTCCGAAAGTTTTAAGGAATTTAAATACCCAAAGACTAAAAAATCAGTTTAGTGATGTAGGCCTGGTCGCTGGTGGAAGCATTATTAGAGCACACAGATCGGTTTTAGCAGCAGGAAGTGCTTATTTTAATGCTATGTTCACTGGTGGCTTGGTGGAAGAACAACAGGAATTAGTAGAAATTCATTCAGTATCAGCTCATATACTTTCCCTCTTGGTGGATTTCATTTACTCTGGGAATGTTGATATTACCCAGGACAATGTTCAAGAATTATTTGCAGCTGCTGATATGCTAGAATTAGATGAAGTAGTGTTTGGTTGTATTACTTACTTGAAACAGCAACTGCATTATTCAAATGCCCTTGGGATTTATAG aTTTGCAGAAGCTCATAACAGATTAGATCTTTTGGAAACTGCCCTACGCTTTATACAAGTCAATTTTCCTCAAGTATCTCAAGAGGAAGAATTTTTGGATCTGCCAAAAGAACATCTTGTTCATTTTCTCAGTAGTGATTATATTCATATTGATACTGAATTCCAG GTCTTCCAAGCAGCATATAATTGGATTGTTCATGATATACCAACAAGAAGATGTTACGTATTTGAGATATTAAGTCATATACGTTTACGGCTGTGTTCATTAGCAAGATTGGAACGAGTTATTTTGGAATGTAAAGACGCGAGTCTTATCGTTGCGTTAAGATCTATACAAAAGGATTTAGTATCAAATAAAGGATGTCTTGTGCCTCTTCACGCACAACCTAGACTTTGTGCTAAGAAAAACATTTTAGTGATTGGCGGATTACGGCGTGAACATTCAGCAGGTAGTTGGGGTAGAGCTGCTGAAAGTACTTACGAAACAATcgaaaaatatgatatatttacCGG TGAATGGAGTAAGGTAACACCTATTGGAATAGGACGAATATTACCAGGGGTTGCATTATTAGATGGTAAAGTTTACGTTGTTGGTGGAGAACTTGAATCATGTATTATTGCTAATTGTGAATGTTACGACCCACGTGATAATGTATGGACTTCGATCGCCTGTATGGAAGAACCTAGGTGTGAATTTGGACTTTGTGCCTTGGATAATAGCTTATATGCATTTGGTGGCTGGGTGGGTGAAGATATTGGTGGATCGATAGAGATATATGATCCAATAACTAATTCTTGGACACTTGACGGGCAACTTCCTAAACCGAGATTCAGCATGGGAGTAGTTGCTTATGAAG GATTAATGTATGTAGTCGGTGGTTGTACACATAATAACAGGCATAGTCAAGATTTAATGAGTTACAATCCAGTAACAAGAGAATGGACTCATTTAGCTCCAATGCTTACCGCGCGTTCACAAATGGGAATTACTATTCTTGATGGATATATTTACGTTGTCGGTGGTACTAATAAAAATCAAGAAGTTTTAACGGCCGTTGAACGATATTCCTTTGAAAAG AACAAATGGAGTACCGTTGCGCCTATGAATATGGGTAGATCATACCCTGCAATTGCGGCAGCCGATAATAGGCTTTATGTTATAGGAGGTGAACAGTGTCaggaaatcaatttttttcgGACGCAAATTACAATTTCTACAGTTGAATGTTACGATCCCCATTTAAATAAATGGCATGAATGTGCTGCATTGCCGACAAGTAGAGGTGAAGCATCGGCAATTGTTGCACCTTTttga